From the genome of Anopheles moucheti chromosome 3, idAnoMoucSN_F20_07, whole genome shotgun sequence, one region includes:
- the LOC128306024 gene encoding protein PBDC1, whose translation MDILSRPAEEFVNDGTVEELWAVKAVDHAEVHFNLLCSVDPRLLRLTPYDDEIYGQFRRMFPDMDVRVVNENQLKNSDAKTKWRAYVEKFNRLEDFSYGTLLRADAEEEFRPENAILVVRIQFWAIEVARNREGLNDTVRMKFRGKIINRNF comes from the coding sequence ATGGACATCCTCTCGAGACCGGCGGAAGAATTCGTTAATGATGGAACCGTGGAAGAACTATGGGCTGTAAAGGCGGTCGATCATGCGGAGGTACATTTCAATCTTCTGTGTAGTGTGGATCCACGCTTACTTCGACTAACACCGTACGACGATGAAATATACGGGCAGTTCCGTCGCATGTTTCCGGACATGGATGTGCGAGTGGTGAACGAAAACCAACTGAAGAATTCTGATGCAAAAACTAAATGGAGAGCTTATGTGGAAAAGTTTAATCGACTGGAAGATTTCAGCTACGGCACTTTGCTGCGTGCCGACGCAGAAGAAGAGTTCCGACCAGAAAACGCGATCCTGGTAGTAAGAATTCAATTCTGGGCGATCGAGGTAGCGAGAAATCGGGAAGGACTTAACGATACAGTTAGGATGAAGTTCCGtggaaaaattattaatagaaATTTCTAA